One genomic segment of bacterium includes these proteins:
- a CDS encoding response regulator: protein MGKMNDPGKDQGLEGKYYHLYQNATDGLFTVDHDGFLHDANKTCELITGYSSEELEKTHYSDLLSAKEKRFIGHYFRMIINEHMIPRSDIQVEIVTKDGQTKIVELYIKNACSHKGLIQASIRDITDKKKLEDQLINAQRMECIGKLVNEVAHKFNDVLTGILGSASYLRASLNGDEEYYKHVETIEKSASVGADLVSQLMAFGNRQESHSQIIDINEVIREAIGLMRNNHLSNRIEVVTRLQEGSLPVRIDKGQIMQAVMNICHNATDAMPQGGKLAIITESLDLSEDFCLKHIGLREGKYTHIRISDTGHGIEEKLLPYIFDPFFTTKDVGKGTGLGLSVAFGIVKAHQGTILVESQPGAGTSFDIYLPAISSSAAKADGCQVSEGQGTVMIVEDEDLVRKMTSNILLRSGYTVLCAADGEEALEVYKKNDNSIDLVILDMIMPKKDGLETFRELKSINRNVRVVISTGYLPNRISSEFLKGGAVGFIQKPYTAMELSKLIKRVLS, encoded by the coding sequence ATGGGGAAAATGAACGACCCTGGTAAAGATCAAGGTTTGGAAGGAAAATACTACCATTTATACCAGAACGCCACTGATGGGCTGTTTACTGTAGACCATGACGGGTTTCTTCACGACGCTAATAAAACCTGTGAGCTGATTACCGGATATTCCAGCGAAGAGCTGGAAAAAACTCATTACAGTGATCTTCTGTCAGCTAAAGAAAAAAGGTTCATCGGGCATTATTTCAGGATGATCATCAATGAACACATGATCCCCCGTTCTGATATTCAGGTGGAAATCGTTACCAAAGATGGTCAAACCAAGATTGTGGAATTGTATATTAAAAACGCATGTTCTCACAAGGGACTGATTCAGGCCTCGATCCGGGATATAACTGACAAGAAGAAGCTCGAAGATCAGCTTATTAACGCTCAGCGCATGGAATGCATCGGGAAACTGGTAAACGAGGTTGCCCATAAGTTCAACGATGTCCTGACCGGGATCCTGGGCTCCGCCTCCTACTTAAGGGCTTCCCTGAACGGAGATGAGGAATACTACAAGCACGTGGAAACTATCGAGAAATCAGCATCGGTAGGTGCTGATCTCGTATCCCAGCTCATGGCTTTCGGCAACCGGCAGGAATCCCATTCCCAGATAATCGATATCAATGAGGTGATCAGAGAGGCTATCGGCCTGATGCGGAACAACCACCTTTCAAACCGGATCGAAGTTGTCACTCGCCTGCAGGAAGGCTCCTTACCAGTCCGGATTGATAAAGGCCAGATCATGCAGGCAGTGATGAATATCTGTCATAATGCCACAGATGCCATGCCACAGGGCGGAAAATTGGCCATTATCACGGAAAGCCTGGACTTGAGTGAGGATTTTTGCCTCAAGCATATCGGCCTTCGCGAAGGAAAATATACTCATATCCGGATCTCCGATACCGGCCACGGCATAGAGGAAAAACTGCTCCCCTATATCTTTGACCCCTTCTTTACAACCAAAGATGTCGGGAAAGGAACAGGTCTTGGCCTCTCGGTAGCCTTTGGCATCGTCAAAGCCCATCAGGGCACCATTCTGGTCGAGAGTCAGCCTGGAGCAGGGACGAGCTTTGATATCTATCTGCCCGCCATCTCAAGCTCTGCTGCCAAAGCGGACGGATGCCAGGTAAGTGAGGGGCAGGGCACGGTGATGATTGTCGAGGATGAGGACCTGGTCCGGAAGATGACCTCCAATATCCTGCTGCGCTCCGGATATACTGTCCTGTGTGCCGCGGATGGAGAAGAAGCCCTTGAGGTGTATAAAAAGAATGATAATTCGATCGACCTGGTAATCCTGGATATGATCATGCCGAAAAAAGATGGGCTGGAAACCTTCAGGGAGCTGAAATCAATCAACCGGAATGTCCGGGTTGTCATCTCGACCGGCTACCTGCCCAACCGCATCAGCTCGGAATTCCTGAAGGGAGGTGCCGTAGGCTTTATCCAGAAACCCTATACCGCCATGGAGCTGTCGAAGCTGATCAAGCGGGTCCTTTCGTGA